Within the Miscanthus floridulus cultivar M001 chromosome 17, ASM1932011v1, whole genome shotgun sequence genome, the region CGAGTTGAGACTAAACCACCTTTGCTACATCACGGAGAACACATTAGGCTATCGAAAAGAGACCATACTAGACACCATTTTCTAACTGATTTTCTCAGAATAAATCCCCAAACATAGCCTTGCCATTCTGTTTTTCAGACTTAGGAAATTGACTGTCTTGGCTGATGTTTGTTttaaattcgatttccaagctattagaaatattagctagcgTTATTATCTTGTTAAAACAACAGTTGCACCATCTTGTACAAaatgtgtacttcaaactttattaaggtgtcacatatatgttttataacatttttgcttaataaaaattggttttagacCATACttaatatacatgagctattgcatcaacattgatttaacatttttattgattattttaggctacaagaatttatcaacaccttctatcacgTGCATTATTACACAAATACGATGCTCGTGACATAGTTTAGTAGTTGGTTTAGAGCATAACATCGAGGATGTTACAGAAGCTAATAACATCCTTATTGTAGAGAAAACACTAACAAAAATAAAAGGACGAGACGTTAGAGTCTGGAAGCCAGTAACACCCTTATTGTAGACAAAACACTAACAAAAATCAGGATCAGGACGAGACGTTGGGGTCGTGCGCTCTATCCGCATGCCCACCCTGTATAAGATCAGCTATGTTCGCTTGCAGTATTTTTTTTAGTGAACCTCCGAACGATATTTTTTTTGCTGAACATTTATGCTGACGGCCTGACGCCATTCACCTATGGCAGCACCAAGAAAACACTGACTCCTCAACGTCACCGGTCAGGGGCCGGGGAGGAAGAGGACAGCGACGCACTTCCCGATCGCGTAATGTGAGCCGTTCGCTCATCGTCCGCCCTCCCGTGGGACGTGGGCCGCGCCGCGCCGTGCCCAAGCGTCTCCGCTCTCCAACGGCCAGCGCAACCCGGACGGACCCCCGAATTTTTatttcaatcaatcaatcaaatcaaaagggtaaaaaaaagaaaaaggacggACCCCGTCGCCCGCCTGGGCGCTTAGGGCTCGTTTAGATTATAAATTTTTGTAATATAGACACGGTAgcatattttgtttgtatttgacaaattttgtttgatcatagactaactaggcttaaaagattcgtctcgtgatttataattaaactgtgtaattagttatttttttacctacatttaatacttcatatatgcgtctaaaaattgatgtgatggagagaaagtgaaaaaacctAGAATTTAGAggtcatctaaacaaggccttagttctCCTCCGTCCGTGCCCGTTTTTTCAGGCCTTGTTTAGGTTGGGATtatgaatcagtatttggcactgtagtattttttgttgtatttaataattattgtccaattatagcttaactaggcttaaaaaattcgtatcgtaatttacaatcaaactgtataattagttatttttttatctacatttaatattccATATATATATCAAAGATTTATGTGATAAAAAGAGagcgaaaaaacttacaatctgcCCCAGTACCACGTGTGCGCCGCGCCTCggctcctccccctcccccgctCCACTCTCCACTCTCCACTCTCCACTCCACCCCACAGGCCTCTGCTCGTGGCCCCTCTTCCTCGCACAGCACGCGATGCCCACCGACTGCTCGACGCAATTCCCCAGCCGCTGATCGCGCCGCTCCATCATGTCCTCCTCCCTCCCCGCGCCGCCGGCCCCGCCCTCTTCAGCCTGGCGCGGGCTCACGCCCCGCCGCCCTCAGCCCCGCTGCGGCCCCCTCCTCGCCCGCGCGTCGGCGCGTTCTTGCTATTACCGGTTCCGGaccgacgacgacggcgtggtGGACGTGGCCGTCCTCGCCGGGAAAGACGGCGATGCGGGGTACGCGGTCACCGTTGAGGCCACGGCCCATGGATGGAGGGGCGGTCTGGTGCTCCGCcccgccggctccggcgagggCGTCCCTCTGACCCCTGCCGCGCCGGGAGGCGCGCCCGCGGCTGAGCTGTCCTACGACGGGGCCCGCGCGCCGTTCCACGTCTCGTTTACGCTGGCCGACGCGATGGGAGCGGAGATACGGACGCACCGCGGGACGAGCTTCCGTGTGCCTGTGGGCGTCGGACGGGGCTGCCCCTCGCCGCTCGGCCTGTCCCTGTCCAAGGACGAGGCCGCTAACTTCGCGGTTTACAGCAAGAGCGCCAAGGGCATGGTGCTCTGCCTgttcggtggcggcggcggggacgAGCCCGCGCTGGAGATCGAGCTCGACCCTTACGTCCACCGGACGGGCGATGTCTGGCACGTCTCGATGGAGAGCGTGGAGGGATACGCCAGCTATGGCTTCCGCAGCGGGCTATTCGCCATGTTTGGCATTGACCGCCCGCTGCTCGACCCGTACGCCAAGGTGATCGGGGACTTCGTCCCTGCCGACTCTGTTAATGAGGATGGGCTAGCTGTGCCGGCCGTCAGGTGCCTCGCGTCCTTGAAGAATGCACCCAGCTACGATTGGGGCAGGGACAAGCCCCCGTGCTTGCCATTGGAGAAGCTGGTGGTCTACCGGGCAAATGTGGCTTTGTTCACCAAGGACAGGTCGAGTGGGCTGGCAGACGATGTCGCCGGTACTTTCTCTGGCATGGCTGCGAAGGTGAAACACTTCAGGCATCTTGGTGTCAATGCAGTTTTGCTGGAGCCAGTGTTCCCATTCCACCAAGTGAAGGGACCATATTTTCCGTACCATTTCTTTTCACCTATGAGCTTGTATAGCAGTGAATGCTCCAGTGTTTCAGCTATCATGTCTATGAAGGATATGGTCAAAACAATGCACCGAAATGGAATAGAGGTTCTCTTGGAGGTTGTTTTCACGCATACTGCTGAAGGAGGAGCAGAGTGTCAGATGATATCAATCCAAGGTATCGATGGTTCCTTGTACTACATTGCTGATGGAATCGCTGGATGCAAGGCAAGTGTGTTGAATTGCAACTATCCGGTGACTCAGAAGCTGATTTTGGACAGCCTCCGCCATTGGGTGCTTGACTTCCATGTTGATGGGTTCTGCTTCATCAATGCCCCTTTCCTTGTCAGAGGAGGTGGTGAGGGCCTTTCAAGGCCTCCACTTATTGAAGCCATAGCATTTGACCCTGTTCTTTCAAAGACTAAGATCATTGCAGATCCTTGGTCTCCGTTTGACATATCTAATGTGCAATTTCCATTCCCTCATTGGAAAAGATGGGCTGAGATGAACACAAGATTCTCTATGGATGTGCGCAAGTTTCTTAAGGGTGAAGCACTTATCAGTGATCTTGCTACACGTTTGTGTGGCAGTGGGGACTTATTTTCCTCTAGAGGCCCAGCATTTTCGTTCAATTATGTATCCAGGAATTCTGGACTCACTCTTGTTGATCTAGTGAGCTTCAGCAGTgatgagcttggctctgagttcaGCTGGAATTGTGGTGAAGAAGGACCATCAGAGAACAATGCAGTCCTTCATACAAGGCTAAGGCAGATACGCAATTTCTTGTTTATTCTATTTATTTCCCTTGGCATTCCTGTTCTTAACATGGGAGATGAATGTGGACACTCT harbors:
- the LOC136516710 gene encoding isoamylase 2, chloroplastic-like yields the protein MSSSLPAPPAPPSSAWRGLTPRRPQPRCGPLLARASARSCYYRFRTDDDGVVDVAVLAGKDGDAGYAVTVEATAHGWRGGLVLRPAGSGEGVPLTPAAPGGAPAAELSYDGARAPFHVSFTLADAMGAEIRTHRGTSFRVPVGVGRGCPSPLGLSLSKDEAANFAVYSKSAKGMVLCLFGGGGGDEPALEIELDPYVHRTGDVWHVSMESVEGYASYGFRSGLFAMFGIDRPLLDPYAKVIGDFVPADSVNEDGLAVPAVRCLASLKNAPSYDWGRDKPPCLPLEKLVVYRANVALFTKDRSSGLADDVAGTFSGMAAKVKHFRHLGVNAVLLEPVFPFHQVKGPYFPYHFFSPMSLYSSECSSVSAIMSMKDMVKTMHRNGIEVLLEVVFTHTAEGGAECQMISIQGIDGSLYYIADGIAGCKASVLNCNYPVTQKLILDSLRHWVLDFHVDGFCFINAPFLVRGGGEGLSRPPLIEAIAFDPVLSKTKIIADPWSPFDISNVQFPFPHWKRWAEMNTRFSMDVRKFLKGEALISDLATRLCGSGDLFSSRGPAFSFNYVSRNSGLTLVDLVSFSSDELGSEFSWNCGEEGPSENNAVLHTRLRQIRNFLFILFISLGIPVLNMGDECGHSAAGSTSYKDRGPLNWKALKTTFVKEVTGFISFLSALRSRRADIFQRREFLKFENIHWYGSDLSEPRWEDPTSNFLCMHINAELDEKLPDSTGGDLFICFNSNEESASATLPAIAEGSMWLRLVDTSLAFPGFFSREFSPEIHQVLGFSSYQVKAHSCVLFESKRVLS